A region of Arabidopsis thaliana chromosome 5, partial sequence DNA encodes the following proteins:
- a CDS encoding ARM repeat superfamily protein (ARM repeat superfamily protein; FUNCTIONS IN: binding; INVOLVED IN: biological_process unknown; LOCATED IN: cellular_component unknown; EXPRESSED IN: 22 plant structures; EXPRESSED DURING: 11 growth stages; CONTAINS InterPro DOMAIN/s: Armadillo-type fold (InterPro:IPR016024); Has 30201 Blast hits to 17322 proteins in 780 species: Archae - 12; Bacteria - 1396; Metazoa - 17338; Fungi - 3422; Plants - 5037; Viruses - 0; Other Eukaryotes - 2996 (source: NCBI BLink).), which translates to MEDDEATKQRGILEEEEENFTGRREESENEFPSHHPPPPPDELFDISTTVDPSYLISLIRKLLPIDSGSDERHNDHMNTDNVVQGVVAISGNGVVETSNGDPESMDIGDNHDESTYEVGETVSSCPAPGMQDGSSAWEDHGCVLWDLAASRTHAELMVQNLILEVLHANLMVSKSPRIREICLGIIRNLACHEGLLKHIESTAGIVNTLVGQLFLDDTQCLSEVCRILTTGLSGAGCTSWAHCLESDDILRHILWIAENTLNPHLIEKSVGLLLGIIEGQPEVEQLLIPPLMNLGLTSLLINLLSFEMSKLTKERIPERYPVLEIILRAIEALSASDSYSKEICSSKELFQLVCDLMKLQDKAEVATSCVTTGVLIANMLSERVDFIPEVLEDFSFLEGLFSTLPFASDDVEARRALWNVIARLLARVNESEINTFLLSQYILVLLSNADIIEDDFLDTQLEDSNESRNSFPSQIKSSARTIAVSTFIFL; encoded by the exons ATGGAAGACGATGAAGCGACGAAACAGCGAGGaatacttgaagaagaagaagaaaattttactggaagaagagaagaaagtgaaaacgAGTTTCCCTCacatcatcctcctcctccgcctgATGAG TTGTTTGACATTTCGACTACAGTTGATCCTAGCTATCTTATTTCACTGATAAGGAAACTCCTTCCAATTGATTCGGGAAGTGACGAACGACATAATGATCATATGAATACGGATAATGTGGTTCAAGGTGTAGTAGCTATATCTGGAAATGGGGTTGTTGAGACTTCCAATGGTGATCCAGAGAGCATGGACATTGGAGATAATCATGATGAATCCACTTATGAGGTGGGGGAGACGGTTAGTTCATGTCCAGCGCCGGGAATGCAAGACGGGTCATCGGCATGGGAAGATCATGGTTGTGTTTTGTGGGATCTTGCCGCCAGTAGAACTCATGCTGAGCTAATG GTACAGAACCTAATTTTAGAAGTGCTTCACGCAAACCTTATGGTTTCAAAATCTCCCCGTATTCGA GAAATCTGTCTCGGGATTATTAGGAACCTTGCTTGCCATGAAGGTCTGTTGAAACATATAGAGTCTACAGCCGGAATCGTCAATACACTTGTGGGGCAGTTGTTTCTTGATGATACCCAATGCCTAAGTGAAGTTTGCAg GATACTCACCACAGGACTCTCTGGCGCTGGGTGTACTTCCTGGGCCCATTGTTTGGAGTCTGATGATATACTTCGCCATATTTTGTGGATTGCGGAAAATACCTTGAATCCTCATCTTATTGAAAAG AGTGTAGGGCTATTGTTAGGTATCATAGAAGGTCAACCTGAGGTTGAGCAGCTATTGATTCCTCCACTAATGAATCTGGGTTTGACGAGTCTCTTGATCAATCTTCTTTCATTTGAAATGAGCAAGTTGACTAAAGAAAGAATTCCAGAAAG GTACCCCGTCCTTGAAATTATTCTCCGAGCTATTGAAGCCCTTTCTGCTTCAGATAGCTATTCTAAAGAGATTTGCTCTAGCAAAGAACTTTTTCAATTAGTCTGTGATCTTATGAAACTTCAGGACAAAGCCGAG GTTGCAACATCTTGTGTTACTACTGGAGTTTTAATCGCAAATATGCTGTCTGAAAGAGTCGATTTCATTCCAGAAGTATTGGAAG atttttctttcttggaaGGTTTATTCAGTACTTTACCATTTGCTTCGGATGATgtagaagcaagaagagccCTTTGGAATGTTATTGCGAGATTACTTGCCAGAGTTAATGAATCCGAGATAAACACATTCCTTCTGAGTCAGTACATATTGGTTTTGTTAAGCAACGCAGATATTATTGAAGATGATTTTCTTGATACCCAACTAGAAGATTCAAACGAGTCCCGAAACTCATTCCCTTCCCAGATAAAGTCAAGCGCACGAACAATTGCTGTATCCACTTTTATATTCCTCTAA
- the MGT10 gene encoding magnesium (Mg) transporter 10 (magnesium (Mg) transporter 10 (MGT10); FUNCTIONS IN: magnesium ion transmembrane transporter activity; INVOLVED IN: magnesium ion transport; LOCATED IN: chloroplast, membrane, chloroplast envelope; EXPRESSED IN: 25 plant structures; EXPRESSED DURING: 13 growth stages; CONTAINS InterPro DOMAIN/s: Mg2+ transporter protein, CorA-like (InterPro:IPR002523); BEST Arabidopsis thaliana protein match is: magnesium transporter 7 (TAIR:AT5G09690.1); Has 30201 Blast hits to 17322 proteins in 780 species: Archae - 12; Bacteria - 1396; Metazoa - 17338; Fungi - 3422; Plants - 5037; Viruses - 0; Other Eukaryotes - 2996 (source: NCBI BLink).), translating into MALTPIPSTFTSLFNFSDHSPYPSPSLHYLLPGSSPSFSLQLSALSRTPIYFEALKVLSRSKCFAKSPTTAEDFVGDYESLNVSDDDDGSDSNSSDGDNGGGRDDSKKIDSSSSSSSSDSTSLGIREPVYEVVEVKATGAISTRKINRRQLLKSSGLRPRDIRSVDPSLFMTNSVPSLLVREHAILLNLGSLRAIAMRDRVLIFDYNRRGGRAFVDTLMPRLNPRSMNGGPSMPFELEAVESALISRIQRLEQRLMDIEPRVQALLEVLPNRLTADILEELRISKQRLVELGSRAGALRQMLLDLLEDPHEIRRICIMGRNCTLRRGDDDLECTLPSDKLIAEEEEEEIEMLLENYLQRCESCHGQAERLLDSAKEMEDSIAVNLSSRRLEVSRFELLLQVGTFCVAVGALIAGIFGMNLRSYLEEQASAFWLTTGGIIIGAAVAFFLMYSYLSRRKIF; encoded by the exons ATGGCGTTAACTCCAATTCCTTCAACATTCACTTCTCTCTTCAACTTCTCCGATCACTCTCCATATCCATCTCCATCTCtccattatcttcttcctGGATCTTCTCCTTCCTTTTCTCTCCAGTTATCTGCGTTGAGTAGAACTCCGATCTACTTCGAGGCACTTAAAGTTTTATCGAGATCGAAATGTTTCGCCAAGTCTCCGACAACCGCCGAGGATTTCGTCGGCGATTACGAATCCCTTAACGTTAGCGACGACGACGATGGTAGTGACAGTAATAGTAGTGATGGAGATaacggaggaggaagagatgaTTCAAAGAAgatcgattcttcttcttcttcttcatcaagtgACTCTACGTCTCTGGGAATTCGTGAACCGGTTTATGAG GTTGTGGAAGTGAAGGCGACTGGAGCAATATCTACAAGGAAGATTAACAGACGACAGCTGCTTAAATCCAGTG GTCTTCGTCCAAGAGATATACGAAGCGTTGATCCTTCGTTGTTTATGACAAACTCAGTGCCATCTctattg GTCCGTGAACATGCGATTCTGCTAAATTTGGGCTCCCTGAGAGCAATAGCCATGCGAGACCGTGTCcttatatttgattataacCG gAGAGGAGGAAGAGCTTTTGTAGATACATTGATGCCTCGGCTTAACCCAAGAAGTATGAATGGAGGACCCTCTATGCCATTTGAACTAGAG GCTGTTGAATCGGCGCTAATCTCAAGGATACAACGATTAGAGCAAAGGCTTATGGACATTGAACCCCGT GTCCAAGCTCTACTTGAGGTTTTACCCAACCGCTTAACTGCCGATATATTGGAGGAACTTCGTATTAGCAAACAAAGACTG GTTGAATTGGGCTCCCGAGCTGGAGCTCTTAGACAAATGCTCCTGGATCTTTTAGAGGATCCCCATGAAATACGCCGCATATGCATCATGGGAAGAAATTGCACACTTAGAAGAGGAGACGATGATTTGGAGTGTACATTACCCTCAGATAAGCTGATTGCTGAGG aagaagaggaggaaatCGAAATGCTCTTGGAGAACTATCTGCAAAG ATGTGAGTCATGCCATGGACAAGCAGAAAGACTTCTGGATTCTGCAAAGGAAATGGAAGACTCAATTGCTGTCAATCTAAG TTCTCGGAGGCTTGAGGTCAGCAGGTTCGAGTTGCTTCTTCAGGTCGGTACATTTTGTGTTGCAGTTGGTGCTCTCATCGCAG GTATATTCGGCATGAACTTGAGGTCCTATCTTGAAGAACAAGCT TCTGCATTCTGGCTAACAACGGGTGGAATCATCATAGGCGCTGCAGTCGCCTTCTTTCTCATGTATTCCTATCTCAGTAGACGCAAAATCTTTTGA